GTAACAGGCTACCTTTTTTATCTTGATTAATAATTTGTTGAATACGCTTCTTAAAAAAATCTAAGTTCATTAATCCTGTTACACGATCAAAGTTAGACAACTCTTTCATTTTCTTATTGGAGTAATTCTTTTCTTCAATCTCTTCAGTAACATCAAACTGTAATCCAATAAAATAAGTTAATTTACCTTCCGTATCATGGACAGGACTGATAATAAATTGATTCCAGAAATAGCTGCCATCCTTGCGATAGTTTTTTAAAACTACACCAGTTGCTTCTGCTTCCTTAATAGCATCTCTTACTTTATCTACTTCTTTTTGGTCTGTACTATTTCCTTGTAAGAATCGACAATTTTTATTTAAAACTTCTTCCTTATTATAGCCAGTCATTTCAACAAATCCTTGATTAACATAAATAAGTGGTAGTTCCCTTTTTGTAGCATCAACAACAGTTAAACCTACACCCATTGAATTAATAGCATCTAAGAAATGCGGAAGTTTCATTTCAGATTCAAATTGATTAAGAATATCAGTTCGTTGCATTAAATTTTCGACCCCTTTGACTTGTCCGTCTTCTTATTTACTATATCATGAGATGTTACTACTTGTTTAGTCAAAAGCTGTTGTAACTAAAAGGAAATTTACTTGAAACAGATAATTGGAGAAAAAATAAAAAACGGCGTATTCTAAGATTACTTTAATATAGAGGAGCTTTTAAATTGACTACACATAAATATTTCAACGGCGTGCCACTATCTGTTTTAGATCTTGCGCCTGTAAATGAAGGAAGCAATCCCGCTGCATCATTTAAACATAGCGTTGCATTAGCAAAAGACGCTGAGAAATTGGGTTTTCATCGTTATTGGTTTGCTGAACATCACAACATGCCAGGAATAGCAAGCTCAGCCACATCCGTCGTTATTGGACACATTGCTGGAGCCACCAAAACGATTCGTGTCGGTTCTGGAGGAGTTATGCTTCCTAATCACGCACCACTAGTAATTGCGGAACAGTTCGGAACTTTAGAGTCTCTATATCCAGGTCGTATCGATCTCGGTCTTGGCCGCGCTCCAGGTAGTGATCAAGGTACAGCTTATGCTTTAAGACGAACGTTGAACAGCTCAGCTGAAGAATTCCCAGAACAATTAGCAGAGTTACAAGCTTATTTTACTGAAGAGGGTAACAGAGGCGTTCGTGCAGTACCAGGACAAGGTTTAGCTATTCCTACTTGGTTATTGGGATCTAGCGGATTTAGCGCACAACTAGCCGCCGAAAAGGGGTTACCTTTTGCATTTGCGAGTCATTTCTCACCAGATTATACAATACCAGCATTAAACATTTATCGGGATCATTTCAAACCTTCTCATACGTTAACAAAACCATATGCCATGGTTGGCGTTAACATTGTTGCTGCTGATACAACGAAAA
The nucleotide sequence above comes from Paraliobacillus zengyii. Encoded proteins:
- a CDS encoding LLM class flavin-dependent oxidoreductase; protein product: MTTHKYFNGVPLSVLDLAPVNEGSNPAASFKHSVALAKDAEKLGFHRYWFAEHHNMPGIASSATSVVIGHIAGATKTIRVGSGGVMLPNHAPLVIAEQFGTLESLYPGRIDLGLGRAPGSDQGTAYALRRTLNSSAEEFPEQLAELQAYFTEEGNRGVRAVPGQGLAIPTWLLGSSGFSAQLAAEKGLPFAFASHFSPDYTIPALNIYRDHFKPSHTLTKPYAMVGVNIVAADTTKRAEWLATSQQQQFLSIIRGKPTKLQPPIDDINTFWSAQEKAAVEKTLDSRSTIVGNAKQVQEKLAAFLAETNADEVIISSQIYHQEDRLRSYEIVGEMLQKND